A section of the Pseudomonas prosekii genome encodes:
- the mexE gene encoding multidrug efflux RND transporter periplasmic adaptor subunit MexE: MEQSLKHLRFPLALLAVLVMSACGKTPETAAAPPAAKVSVAKVLEQPVNEWDEFTGRLEAPETVEIRPRVSGQIDEVAFTEGALVKKGDVLFQIDPRPFQAEVRRLEALVAQARANANRSENEAQRGERLRTSNAISAELADSRTSASQEARAAVGALQAQLDLAKLNLSFTRVTSPISGRVSRAEITAGNLVTADTTALTSVVSTDKVYAYFDADERVFLKYTQLARQGKRGATTPVYLGLSNEDGNPHQGVMNFVDNQVNPKTGTIRGRAVFDNTDGAYTPGLYARLKLVGSGTYSAVLINDEAVGTDLGKKFVLVMDADNKTVYRSVELGPKIEGLRIVRSGLNKDDTVIVKGLQRVRPGSPVTPEVIPMATKETLAALAQQRQALEASNLPQVAPAKVAPGSVVKVAAATPRG, from the coding sequence ATGGAACAGTCACTCAAACATTTGCGCTTCCCGTTGGCCTTATTGGCCGTACTGGTGATGAGCGCTTGCGGCAAGACACCTGAGACTGCCGCCGCACCACCCGCAGCCAAGGTCAGCGTGGCCAAGGTGCTGGAGCAACCGGTCAACGAGTGGGACGAGTTCACCGGGCGTCTCGAAGCACCGGAAACCGTCGAAATCCGCCCACGGGTTTCCGGCCAGATCGATGAAGTGGCCTTCACTGAAGGCGCACTGGTCAAGAAAGGTGACGTACTGTTCCAGATTGACCCTCGTCCGTTCCAGGCCGAGGTCCGCCGCCTCGAAGCACTGGTTGCTCAGGCCCGCGCCAACGCCAATCGCAGCGAAAACGAAGCCCAGCGCGGTGAACGCCTGCGCACCAGCAACGCGATTTCCGCGGAACTGGCCGATTCGCGCACCAGCGCTTCGCAAGAAGCCCGCGCTGCCGTCGGCGCCCTTCAGGCGCAACTGGACCTGGCCAAACTGAACCTCAGCTTCACCCGCGTCACCTCGCCTATCAGCGGTCGCGTCAGCCGTGCGGAAATCACCGCCGGCAACCTGGTCACCGCCGACACCACCGCGCTGACCAGCGTCGTTTCCACCGACAAGGTCTACGCCTACTTCGACGCCGACGAGCGTGTGTTCCTCAAATACACCCAACTCGCCCGTCAGGGTAAACGCGGCGCGACCACTCCGGTTTACCTCGGCCTGTCCAACGAAGACGGCAACCCGCATCAAGGCGTGATGAACTTCGTCGACAACCAGGTCAACCCGAAAACCGGCACCATTCGCGGTCGCGCGGTCTTCGACAACACCGATGGCGCCTACACCCCGGGCCTCTATGCGCGCCTGAAACTGGTTGGCAGCGGCACCTACTCCGCCGTGTTGATCAATGACGAAGCGGTCGGCACCGACCTCGGCAAGAAGTTTGTGCTGGTGATGGATGCGGACAACAAGACGGTTTACCGCTCGGTCGAGCTGGGTCCGAAGATCGAAGGCTTGCGCATCGTGCGCAGCGGCCTGAACAAGGACGACACCGTCATCGTCAAGGGTTTGCAGCGGGTTCGCCCGGGGTCGCCGGTCACGCCTGAAGTGATCCCGATGGCCACCAAGGAAACCCTCGCCGCATTGGCTCAACAACGACAAGCGCTGGAAGCCAGCAACCTGCCCCAAGTCGCACCTGCCAAGGTTGCGCCGGGTTCGGTTGTGAAAGTGGCTGCCGCGACTCCACGCGGTTAA
- a CDS encoding DUF805 domain-containing protein has protein sequence MSMVFCSGCAKEIHSTAAACPQCGAPQLNKQAFTAPNAGAQGNPYIEVLKKYAVFNGRASRREYWMFILINLGISIAFIVLDALLQTPGIFSNIYSLAVFLPGLAAAIRRMHDTDRSGWWILLPIVNIVFLAQDSQPGVNRFGPNPKGIN, from the coding sequence ATGAGCATGGTTTTTTGTAGTGGTTGTGCCAAGGAAATTCACAGCACTGCGGCGGCCTGTCCGCAATGTGGCGCGCCGCAACTGAACAAACAAGCTTTCACCGCGCCGAACGCCGGTGCGCAAGGCAACCCTTATATTGAAGTGCTGAAAAAATATGCAGTGTTCAATGGCCGCGCAAGCCGTCGCGAATACTGGATGTTCATTCTGATCAACCTTGGCATCTCCATCGCGTTCATCGTTCTCGATGCATTGCTGCAGACGCCGGGTATCTTCTCGAACATATACAGCCTCGCAGTGTTCCTGCCGGGTCTTGCAGCTGCTATCCGCCGCATGCACGACACCGATCGCAGCGGCTGGTGGATCTTGTTGCCAATCGTCAACATCGTGTTCCTGGCGCAAGACAGCCAGCCGGGTGTCAACCGCTTCGGTCCGAACCCTAAAGGGATCAACTGA
- a CDS encoding DUF4190 domain-containing protein has product MTMVFCRACAKEIHETAPSCPQCGAIQPFAAAATSVGGSAWLAIVSLILGVLCVLCLFDDSAWDTETATGLATFSVAGLICGIISINQKKPGNNLAIAGVILSAIATLTFIGLSIN; this is encoded by the coding sequence ATGACAATGGTTTTTTGTCGTGCATGCGCCAAGGAAATTCACGAGACCGCCCCTTCATGTCCCCAATGTGGTGCCATCCAACCATTTGCCGCCGCGGCAACTAGTGTTGGCGGTTCTGCGTGGCTGGCAATTGTCTCGCTGATATTGGGCGTGCTTTGCGTACTCTGCCTGTTTGATGATTCCGCATGGGATACCGAGACCGCTACCGGACTGGCTACCTTTTCCGTCGCCGGACTTATTTGCGGGATCATCAGCATCAACCAGAAAAAACCAGGAAATAACCTCGCTATCGCCGGCGTGATCTTGTCGGCGATTGCGACGCTAACTTTCATTGGACTATCGATAAACTAA
- a CDS encoding nitroreductase family protein yields MSGIAEVIKSRISANSYDTERQLTDLQISDLIDLATHAPSAFNLQNWNFIAVRSTDAKARLLPLAYGQQKVVDSAVTFIVCGTLNPHQTLPAALKPTLEAGIIDQSIYDMWLGAAQGMYHNNPQLQRDEAIRSGSLAAMTLMLAAKGQGLVSAPMIGFDQAAVAAAFELNDSEIPVMLITVGYPGSANWPQKPRKAVSEVLRFV; encoded by the coding sequence ATGTCTGGTATTGCTGAAGTTATCAAGTCGCGAATTTCCGCCAACAGCTACGACACCGAGCGTCAGTTGACCGACCTACAGATCAGCGACCTGATCGATCTGGCCACTCACGCGCCCTCCGCGTTCAACCTGCAAAACTGGAATTTCATCGCCGTTCGCAGCACCGACGCCAAGGCGCGCCTGTTGCCACTGGCTTACGGCCAGCAAAAAGTCGTCGACTCGGCGGTGACCTTTATTGTCTGCGGCACGCTTAACCCGCATCAAACCCTGCCCGCCGCGCTGAAGCCGACCCTTGAGGCAGGCATCATCGACCAGTCGATCTACGACATGTGGCTGGGCGCCGCGCAAGGCATGTATCACAACAACCCGCAGTTGCAGCGCGACGAGGCAATCCGCTCGGGTTCGCTGGCCGCCATGACTTTGATGCTTGCCGCCAAAGGCCAAGGGCTGGTTTCCGCGCCGATGATTGGATTCGACCAAGCCGCCGTGGCAGCGGCTTTCGAGTTGAATGACAGTGAGATCCCGGTGATGCTAATCACCGTCGGCTATCCGGGCTCGGCCAACTGGCCGCAAAAGCCGCGTAAAGCCGTGAGTGAAGTATTGCGGTTCGTCTGA
- a CDS encoding putative quinol monooxygenase, translated as MHPYISCLFSLAVKPEDFPEFKALIVNIVAATRAESGTLVYEYSVNADNSVVHILERYNADALISHVDTTFAPFGKRFLELCTVTSLVVYGTPDAEIRKRLDPFGAVYMAPFDGFGR; from the coding sequence ATGCATCCCTATATTTCCTGCCTGTTTTCCCTGGCGGTAAAACCCGAAGACTTCCCTGAGTTCAAGGCGTTGATCGTCAACATCGTTGCCGCCACCCGCGCTGAATCGGGCACTTTGGTCTACGAATACAGCGTCAACGCTGACAACAGCGTCGTGCACATTCTTGAACGCTACAACGCCGATGCGCTGATCAGCCACGTCGACACTACGTTCGCGCCGTTCGGCAAGCGTTTCCTTGAGCTGTGTACGGTCACCAGCCTGGTGGTCTACGGCACGCCGGATGCTGAAATCCGTAAACGTCTCGACCCGTTCGGCGCGGTGTACATGGCCCCGTTCGACGGTTTCGGCCGCTGA
- a CDS encoding tautomerase family protein: MPVVRVSWFEGKEHAQKAEVAKDITESIVKHTGTDANYIYVIFEDVAPSDWAGAGKLFGDDPAS, from the coding sequence ATGCCCGTAGTACGTGTCAGCTGGTTCGAAGGTAAAGAGCACGCGCAGAAAGCCGAAGTTGCCAAAGACATCACTGAGAGCATCGTCAAACACACCGGAACTGACGCCAATTATATCTACGTCATTTTCGAAGACGTGGCGCCGTCGGACTGGGCAGGCGCCGGTAAGTTGTTCGGCGATGACCCGGCAAGCTGA
- a CDS encoding LysR family transcriptional regulator: MVPIDSFQGVITFVVAARSSSFTEAAERLGVSKSAVGKAIARLEERLGTQLFHRTTRRISLTADGEAYFVACSTALEEIGAAESGLGPDAGEPSGRLRVDVPVAFGRRVVAPLLFEIANKYPALQLNLTFSDHLVDPFEEGIDLLVRFGELQDTSGLVARRLTRQRWAICAAPDYLARFGVPQTLDELIQHRCIVGHRRGQPLSWRVMQAGQTVRYAPPSSHQIGDGEAMILAAVAGVGLCQMPRSLFQQDIDAGRLVEVLQAYEPEPVDVHAVWPKVSHLRPKVRYVVDELVKLCKDWE; this comes from the coding sequence ATGGTTCCCATTGATTCGTTTCAGGGCGTTATTACTTTTGTAGTCGCGGCACGTTCCAGCAGTTTCACCGAGGCCGCCGAGCGCCTCGGTGTGTCGAAATCTGCCGTCGGCAAAGCAATCGCACGACTCGAAGAACGCCTGGGAACACAACTGTTCCACCGCACCACGCGGCGTATTTCCCTGACGGCAGACGGCGAGGCCTATTTTGTTGCCTGCTCCACCGCGCTGGAGGAAATCGGCGCGGCAGAAAGCGGGCTCGGCCCCGACGCCGGCGAGCCTTCCGGGCGCTTGCGGGTAGACGTCCCGGTGGCGTTCGGCCGTCGCGTGGTGGCGCCGCTACTGTTTGAAATCGCCAATAAATACCCGGCGCTGCAACTGAACCTGACGTTCTCCGATCACTTGGTCGATCCTTTCGAAGAGGGCATCGACCTGCTTGTGCGCTTCGGCGAACTGCAGGACACCAGCGGCCTGGTCGCGCGGCGCCTGACCCGGCAGCGCTGGGCCATCTGCGCCGCACCGGATTATCTGGCGCGTTTTGGCGTGCCGCAGACTCTTGACGAATTGATCCAGCATCGATGCATTGTCGGGCATCGACGCGGGCAGCCTTTGTCGTGGCGAGTGATGCAGGCGGGGCAAACGGTGCGCTATGCACCGCCGTCGAGCCATCAGATCGGTGATGGCGAGGCAATGATCCTCGCCGCTGTGGCGGGCGTCGGTTTGTGCCAGATGCCGCGCAGTCTGTTTCAGCAGGATATCGACGCTGGCAGATTGGTGGAGGTGTTGCAGGCCTACGAACCGGAACCGGTGGATGTGCACGCGGTGTGGCCGAAAGTTTCGCACCTGCGGCCCAAGGTCCGGTATGTGGTGGATGAGCTGGTCAAGCTCTGCAAGGACTGGGAATAG
- a CDS encoding LysR family transcriptional regulator — MNRNDLRRVDLNLLIVFETLMHERSVTRAAEKLFLGQPAISAALSRLRGLFDDPLFVRTGRSMEPSARAVEIFALLSPALDSISTAVSRAAEFDPATSTAVFRIGLSDDVEFALLPMLLKRLRAESPGIVLVVRRANYILMPSLLASGEISIGVSYTADLPANAKRKVLRRSMPKLLRADTVPGPLSLDDFCARPHALVSFAGDLSGFIDEELEKLGRKRHVVLAVPQFNGLSTLISGTDIVATVPDYTAEALTAAGGVRAEDPPLPVRSFELHMAWRGSQDNDPGERWLRSRIQMFFGDPDSLG, encoded by the coding sequence ATGAATCGTAATGACCTGCGTCGTGTCGACCTGAACCTGTTAATCGTATTCGAAACATTGATGCACGAACGCAGCGTGACCCGCGCCGCGGAAAAGCTGTTTCTCGGCCAACCCGCCATCAGTGCCGCGCTTTCGCGGCTGCGCGGGTTGTTTGACGACCCGCTGTTCGTGCGCACCGGCCGCAGCATGGAACCGTCGGCGCGGGCGGTAGAGATCTTCGCCCTGCTCTCCCCGGCGCTGGATTCGATTTCCACAGCGGTCAGCCGCGCGGCGGAATTCGACCCGGCGACCAGCACCGCAGTGTTTCGCATTGGCCTCTCGGATGACGTCGAGTTCGCCCTGCTGCCGATGCTGCTCAAGCGCCTGCGCGCGGAATCGCCCGGCATCGTCCTGGTGGTGCGCCGCGCCAACTACATCCTGATGCCAAGCCTGTTGGCTTCCGGCGAAATTTCCATCGGTGTCAGCTACACCGCCGACCTGCCGGCCAACGCCAAACGCAAAGTACTGCGCCGCAGCATGCCCAAGCTGTTGCGCGCCGACACCGTGCCGGGGCCGTTGAGCCTGGATGACTTCTGCGCGCGCCCACACGCGTTGGTGTCGTTCGCCGGCGACCTCAGCGGTTTTATCGATGAAGAATTGGAAAAACTCGGGCGCAAACGCCATGTCGTGCTCGCCGTCCCGCAGTTTAACGGCCTGAGCACGCTAATCAGCGGCACCGATATTGTCGCCACCGTGCCGGATTACACCGCCGAAGCATTGACCGCCGCCGGTGGCGTACGCGCGGAAGATCCGCCGCTGCCGGTGCGCAGTTTCGAGCTGCACATGGCATGGCGCGGGTCGCAGGATAACGATCCGGGCGAGCGTTGGTTGCGCTCGCGAATTCAGATGTTTTTTGGCGACCCGGACAGCCTTGGCTGA
- a CDS encoding zinc-dependent alcohol dehydrogenase family protein — MSRTIRFHKFGPAEVLKCEEHAAALPAPGEVQVRVEAIGISWYDILWRQNLASSHARLPSGLGHEMAGIVTAVGDGVEDLAIGDKVASFPAESPNDYPVYGEQIVLPRSALTRYPDVLSPIEASVHYTPLLIAYFAYVDLARVKPGQFALVTDASHCAGPSFVQLGKALGVRVIAATKSAEERDNLLSLGAEKVIVTEEQDLLMQINKITDNRGVDVVFDGLGGPQMSLLGDVLAPRGSLVLYGLQGGNQTPFPACAAFQKNIQFFVHCIGNFTGKPELGIVQDHVALQRALRDINQLTADRVLLPLKTRVFPFAEFVEAHRYMDECPCRERVALQVEPA; from the coding sequence ATGTCCCGCACGATCCGTTTTCACAAGTTTGGTCCAGCCGAGGTGCTCAAATGCGAAGAGCATGCGGCCGCTCTGCCTGCACCGGGTGAAGTGCAGGTGCGCGTCGAAGCAATCGGCATCAGCTGGTATGACATTCTCTGGCGCCAGAACCTGGCGTCGTCCCACGCTCGTCTTCCTTCGGGGCTTGGCCATGAAATGGCCGGTATCGTCACCGCCGTCGGCGACGGTGTCGAAGACCTGGCGATCGGTGACAAAGTCGCCAGTTTCCCGGCCGAGAGCCCTAACGATTATCCGGTCTACGGCGAACAAATCGTTCTGCCACGCTCGGCACTGACCCGCTACCCGGACGTGCTCAGCCCGATCGAGGCCAGCGTGCATTACACGCCGCTGCTGATCGCCTATTTCGCCTACGTCGATCTGGCACGGGTCAAACCAGGGCAGTTTGCTTTGGTCACCGACGCCAGCCACTGCGCAGGGCCATCCTTCGTACAACTGGGCAAAGCCTTGGGCGTACGAGTGATCGCGGCGACCAAGTCCGCCGAGGAACGCGACAATCTGTTGTCCCTGGGTGCCGAGAAAGTCATCGTCACCGAAGAACAGGATCTGCTCATGCAGATCAACAAAATCACCGACAACCGCGGCGTCGATGTGGTGTTCGACGGTCTCGGCGGCCCGCAGATGTCTTTGCTTGGCGATGTCCTGGCACCGCGCGGCAGCCTCGTGTTGTACGGCTTGCAAGGTGGCAACCAGACGCCATTCCCGGCGTGTGCAGCGTTCCAGAAGAACATTCAGTTCTTCGTTCACTGCATCGGCAACTTCACCGGCAAACCGGAGCTGGGCATTGTCCAGGATCACGTGGCGCTGCAACGAGCGTTGCGCGACATCAACCAGCTGACCGCCGACCGCGTGCTGCTGCCGCTCAAGACTCGGGTGTTCCCGTTTGCCGAGTTCGTTGAAGCGCACCGCTACATGGACGAATGCCCATGCCGCGAACGCGTCGCCCTGCAGGTCGAGCCTGCGTAA
- a CDS encoding aminotransferase-like domain-containing protein, with protein sequence MKGPRETDFAYQAVYRYLTHLINGPDCGTSIRLPSLRQLSLRLNVSISTIQYAYSLLEKEGRVYSVAKSGYYSLPMAALGMRSHSQDLLETVYFNARRPDMLVLSADEPALLQPLDSPLLMLERELLRQYPRRPPSASQPCGELELRIALAARYTTSPARCWHADEVYIGADLRGVLEILIAVLRLKEACVVVESPCDWVILRLFEAADVRVIELPLQACGALNVAQLQEVLESKKVRLVMLSSGLSMPQGSQMPHDNRLAIAQLLARHGCWVLENDCYGELGFNCEVLRFRDLVDPDRLIVVSTFEKVVGPEAPYGYLLTRQLGEELQRYFLLRAFRLSPIRQKAIARLYSNGRIDQHLQVLRRLLKDRQVQMIQLLHEKVGDALQPVEPQGGATIWARSLRPVDVRRVFQRLLKQQVVIAPGELFSLQGLHTQHLRLSHTFSGEHNLGAALSLLGDALRLETID encoded by the coding sequence ATGAAGGGCCCCAGGGAAACGGATTTTGCTTATCAGGCGGTTTATCGATACCTCACGCACCTGATCAATGGGCCGGACTGCGGCACGTCCATTCGCCTGCCTTCGTTGCGCCAATTGTCCCTGCGTCTGAATGTGTCGATCTCGACCATTCAGTACGCCTACTCATTATTGGAGAAGGAAGGGCGGGTCTACTCGGTGGCCAAATCGGGTTATTACTCGCTGCCGATGGCGGCGCTGGGGATGCGGTCCCATAGTCAGGATTTGCTCGAAACAGTCTATTTCAACGCGCGGCGGCCCGACATGCTGGTGCTCAGCGCCGACGAGCCGGCGTTGCTGCAGCCGCTCGATAGCCCGTTGCTGATGCTTGAGCGCGAACTGCTGCGCCAATATCCGCGCCGTCCGCCATCGGCCTCGCAACCTTGTGGCGAACTGGAACTGCGCATCGCTCTGGCGGCGCGCTACACCACGTCGCCGGCGCGGTGTTGGCATGCCGATGAGGTTTACATCGGCGCCGATTTGCGCGGTGTGCTGGAAATACTGATCGCCGTGTTGCGACTCAAAGAGGCCTGTGTGGTGGTCGAGTCGCCGTGCGATTGGGTGATTTTGCGTCTGTTCGAAGCGGCGGATGTGCGGGTCATCGAGTTGCCACTGCAAGCATGTGGCGCCCTTAACGTGGCGCAATTGCAGGAAGTGCTGGAAAGCAAAAAGGTCCGGTTGGTGATGTTGTCGTCGGGCCTGAGCATGCCCCAAGGCAGCCAGATGCCGCACGACAACCGTCTGGCCATCGCCCAGTTACTGGCGCGGCACGGCTGCTGGGTATTGGAGAACGACTGTTATGGCGAACTGGGTTTCAACTGCGAAGTGCTGAGATTCCGAGATCTGGTCGATCCTGATCGACTGATCGTGGTCTCGACCTTTGAAAAAGTCGTCGGCCCGGAAGCGCCTTACGGTTATCTGCTGACCCGGCAGCTCGGTGAAGAATTGCAGCGTTATTTCCTGCTGCGTGCGTTTCGCCTCTCGCCGATCCGCCAGAAAGCCATTGCGCGTCTGTACAGCAATGGCCGCATCGACCAGCACCTGCAAGTGCTGCGGCGTTTGCTCAAGGATCGCCAGGTGCAGATGATCCAGCTGTTGCACGAAAAGGTCGGCGACGCCTTGCAACCGGTCGAACCGCAGGGTGGCGCGACGATCTGGGCGCGGTCGCTGCGCCCGGTGGACGTGCGCCGGGTGTTCCAGCGCCTGCTTAAACAGCAAGTGGTGATCGCGCCGGGCGAGCTGTTCAGCCTGCAAGGCCTGCACACGCAGCATCTGCGCCTGAGCCACACGTTCAGTGGCGAGCACAATCTCGGCGCCGCGCTAAGTCTGCTGGGTGATGCCTTGCGTCTGGAAACGATTGATTGA
- the pgm gene encoding phosphoglucomutase (alpha-D-glucose-1,6-bisphosphate-dependent): MTLSPFAGKTAPAELLVDIPRLVTAYYTGQPDASVSTQRVAFGTSGHRGSSFDLSFNEWHVLAISQAICLYREAQGIDGPLFVGIDTHALSTPAGASALEVLAANGVTVMIAEGDEYTPTPAISHAILCYNRGRTSGLADGIVITPSHNPPQSGGYKYNPTNGGPADTHITKWIEAKANELLGNKLAGVKRISYEQALKASTTHRHDYLNTYVADLINVIDFDAIRDAKLHLGVDPLGGAGVRYWSAIAEHYRLDLEVVNTQVDPTFRFMTVDWDGQIRMDPSSTHAMQGLIGLKDRFDVAFGCDPDHDRHGIVTPSGGLLAPNNYLAVSIDYLFQNRPQWRADAAVGKTVVSSGLIDRVAKRLGRRLYEVPVGFKWFADGLFDGSLGFGGEESAGASFLRKDGGVWSTDKDGLIPALLAAEMTARTGRDPSQAYRALTDELGEPFSVRVDAKANPEQKALLSKLSPDQVTSTQLAGEAIQSILSHAPGNDQAIGGLKVMTENGWFAARPSGTEDIYKIYAESFVSDEHLKQLVAEAQTLVDGAISAK; the protein is encoded by the coding sequence ATGACACTCAGTCCTTTTGCGGGCAAAACGGCACCGGCAGAGTTGTTGGTCGACATCCCGCGACTGGTAACGGCTTATTACACCGGCCAGCCTGATGCTTCCGTTTCTACACAGCGTGTTGCTTTCGGCACGTCCGGTCACCGCGGCAGCTCCTTCGACTTGAGTTTCAACGAATGGCACGTGCTGGCGATCAGTCAGGCGATCTGCCTGTACCGCGAAGCCCAAGGCATCGACGGTCCGCTGTTTGTCGGCATCGACACCCACGCGCTTTCGACCCCGGCTGGCGCCAGCGCGCTCGAAGTGCTTGCGGCCAATGGCGTCACCGTAATGATTGCCGAGGGCGACGAGTACACCCCGACCCCGGCGATTTCCCACGCAATCCTTTGCTACAACCGCGGCCGCACCTCGGGCCTGGCGGACGGCATCGTCATCACGCCGTCGCACAATCCGCCGCAAAGCGGTGGCTACAAGTACAACCCCACCAACGGTGGCCCGGCCGATACGCACATCACCAAGTGGATCGAAGCCAAGGCCAACGAACTGCTCGGCAACAAACTGGCGGGCGTGAAACGCATCAGCTACGAGCAGGCGCTCAAGGCCAGCACCACCCATCGCCACGATTACCTCAACACTTACGTTGCCGACCTGATCAACGTGATCGACTTCGACGCGATTCGCGACGCCAAGCTGCATTTGGGCGTCGATCCGCTGGGCGGAGCAGGGGTTCGCTACTGGTCGGCGATTGCCGAGCATTACCGTCTGGACCTGGAAGTGGTTAACACCCAAGTTGATCCGACCTTCCGTTTCATGACCGTCGATTGGGACGGGCAGATCCGCATGGACCCGTCGTCCACGCACGCCATGCAAGGTTTGATCGGTCTCAAAGACCGCTTCGATGTCGCCTTCGGTTGCGACCCGGATCACGACCGCCACGGCATCGTCACCCCGTCCGGCGGCCTGTTGGCGCCGAACAACTACCTCGCGGTGTCCATCGACTATCTGTTCCAGAACCGCCCGCAGTGGCGTGCTGATGCCGCCGTGGGTAAAACCGTGGTCAGCAGTGGCTTGATCGATCGCGTGGCCAAACGCCTCGGCCGTCGTCTGTACGAAGTGCCGGTCGGCTTCAAATGGTTCGCTGACGGTTTGTTCGACGGCTCGCTAGGTTTCGGCGGCGAAGAAAGCGCCGGTGCCTCGTTCCTGCGCAAGGACGGCGGCGTCTGGAGCACCGACAAGGATGGCTTGATCCCGGCGTTGCTGGCGGCAGAAATGACCGCGCGCACTGGCCGCGACCCGAGCCAGGCTTATCGCGCCTTGACTGACGAACTGGGCGAACCGTTCTCGGTGCGTGTCGATGCCAAAGCCAATCCTGAGCAGAAAGCCTTGCTGAGCAAGTTGTCCCCGGATCAAGTGACCTCGACGCAACTGGCCGGCGAAGCGATCCAGAGCATCCTCAGCCACGCGCCGGGCAACGATCAGGCGATTGGCGGTTTGAAAGTCATGACCGAGAACGGCTGGTTCGCCGCGCGTCCATCGGGCACCGAAGACATCTACAAGATCTACGCAGAAAGCTTTGTCAGCGACGAACACCTCAAGCAGTTGGTCGCCGAAGCGCAAACGCTGGTGGATGGCGCTATCTCAGCGAAGTAA
- a CDS encoding pirin family protein, which yields MLELRPFKTLGGAHHGWLDAHHHFSFAEYHDPQRMNWGNLRVWNDDIIASGTGFPQHSHRDMEIITYVREGAITHQDNLGNKGRTEAGDVQVMSAGTGIAHSEYNLEASETRIFQIWIIPNEAGSAPSWGAKPFPKGQREGFVTLASGKDGDDQSLRIRADARLVAANLKAGETAEYHLDAGRRAYLVPATGVIEVNGLRAEARDGVAVADEQVLRVTAVEDSEVVLVDLA from the coding sequence ATGCTTGAACTCAGACCTTTCAAAACATTGGGCGGCGCTCACCACGGCTGGTTGGATGCCCATCACCACTTTTCGTTCGCCGAGTACCACGACCCGCAGCGCATGAACTGGGGCAACCTGCGCGTATGGAACGACGACATCATTGCCTCGGGCACCGGTTTCCCGCAGCACTCGCACCGCGACATGGAAATCATCACTTACGTGCGTGAAGGCGCGATCACCCACCAGGACAACCTCGGCAACAAGGGCCGCACTGAGGCCGGCGACGTTCAGGTCATGAGCGCCGGCACCGGGATTGCTCACAGCGAGTACAACCTGGAAGCAAGCGAAACGCGGATATTCCAGATCTGGATCATTCCCAATGAAGCCGGTTCGGCACCATCGTGGGGCGCCAAGCCGTTTCCAAAAGGGCAACGCGAAGGTTTTGTAACCTTGGCCAGCGGCAAGGACGGCGACGATCAGAGCCTGCGAATTCGGGCAGATGCGCGTTTGGTCGCAGCTAATCTCAAGGCTGGTGAAACCGCGGAATATCACCTGGATGCTGGGCGCCGCGCCTATCTGGTGCCGGCGACCGGGGTGATTGAAGTCAACGGGTTACGCGCAGAAGCTCGAGACGGCGTTGCGGTCGCGGATGAGCAGGTGCTGCGGGTGACGGCGGTCGAAGACAGCGAAGTTGTGCTGGTGGATCTGGCTTGA